The following proteins are encoded in a genomic region of Ornithinibacillus sp. 4-3:
- a CDS encoding PBP1A family penicillin-binding protein, with translation MTDKKETRTARREQQMKQKKNGKKKNGKKKPLFKKILLIIGILILVMGIGVGSVVGYYIATAPDLDVEKLSDPFSAQVLDMNGDVFAELGDTKRTKIEYNDLPQVLIDAVTATEDARFFEHNGIDFRRLAGAVRGNIVNGFGSEGASTITHQVVEQSFLTPEKKLSLKIQEQWLALKLERKFSKEQILEMYLNKIFYGSGAYGVAKAAEIYFGKTDLHDLTLIEAAILAGLPQRPTAYNPYENPDLTEGRVDTVLKLMVRHGKITQQEADEAREVDITSLLAGKKPSSTPYEAFIQKVEDEVHEKVDGANIYTDGLKIHTTLDPHAQEYVEFLLTDSDDNPISYPDDELQAGMAVLDTKTGEIRAIGGSRNNEGIRGYNYAYNNNGRQAGSTIKPIVAYGPAIENNQWSTYHQINDDKPYPIAGTDKEIRNWNRSYQGWLSMRSALAQSLNVPAVKALEETGFDNAKKFAEGLGIEFANDQITIGDAIGGTQTSVTPLQLAGAFRAFGNEGIYNEPYAVTEVEFPNGQSVDLRPKSEAVMSDYTAYMITDMLKSAVTASNATGRDANIPDLPMAGKTGTTNLEGQSGANNSWFSGYTTNFTISIWTGYNENNKIIENTKVPHALFKHTMTELSKDIDTPDFEMPDSVVEVEVERGTNPPMLPSPLTPSTNIVKELFVKGHEPSKKSEKFDKLDPVSNLSAQYNSDNESINVSWDYSDDLDVSYEVSASVDGGEMKVLSTTEETSLEISDIEADAEYVIQVVVVSNEDSSSRSDPASVKVTIDAEEIPAVESLSASFDEGRGIIDVDWSYDGPPAAFEVDVNGQTQTVNSAGLEISGVQTGSYTITVTPIGTSGSLDGVRGESRSVTQDVNITEEEPEEEPEEEPATEDPEPEEEPEPDPEPDPEPNEEENNNELEGNATDTQEEENTDEN, from the coding sequence ATGACAGATAAAAAAGAAACTCGTACTGCGCGACGAGAACAACAAATGAAGCAAAAGAAAAATGGAAAAAAGAAAAACGGGAAAAAGAAGCCATTATTTAAAAAGATATTATTAATTATAGGTATTTTAATCTTAGTAATGGGGATTGGTGTAGGAAGTGTAGTTGGTTATTATATTGCTACTGCCCCAGATCTAGACGTAGAGAAATTATCTGACCCCTTCTCTGCTCAAGTACTCGATATGAATGGAGATGTTTTTGCAGAGCTTGGTGATACGAAGCGAACAAAGATTGAGTACAATGATTTACCACAGGTTTTAATTGATGCAGTTACCGCTACAGAGGATGCCCGTTTCTTTGAGCATAATGGAATTGACTTTAGACGACTTGCGGGAGCTGTACGTGGTAATATTGTAAATGGCTTTGGTTCTGAAGGAGCAAGTACCATTACACATCAGGTGGTTGAGCAATCATTTTTAACCCCTGAGAAAAAGCTTAGTCTTAAAATACAAGAACAATGGCTTGCACTAAAGCTAGAGCGTAAATTTTCAAAAGAACAAATCCTAGAAATGTACTTAAATAAAATTTTCTATGGTAGTGGTGCTTACGGTGTAGCTAAGGCTGCTGAAATATATTTTGGTAAAACAGACTTACATGACCTTACCTTAATCGAAGCAGCTATTTTAGCAGGATTGCCACAGCGTCCTACTGCTTATAACCCTTATGAAAATCCAGATTTAACAGAGGGTCGTGTAGATACCGTTTTGAAATTAATGGTACGTCATGGGAAAATTACGCAACAAGAAGCAGACGAAGCTCGTGAAGTAGATATTACTTCCTTGTTAGCAGGAAAGAAACCATCCTCAACTCCATATGAAGCATTCATTCAAAAGGTTGAAGATGAAGTTCATGAAAAAGTAGATGGCGCAAATATTTACACAGATGGTTTGAAAATACACACAACATTAGATCCACATGCACAGGAATATGTAGAATTTCTATTAACAGATAGTGATGATAATCCTATTTCCTATCCAGATGATGAATTACAAGCAGGTATGGCTGTTCTGGATACGAAAACTGGTGAGATTCGAGCGATTGGTGGAAGTAGAAATAATGAAGGCATACGTGGATACAACTACGCTTATAACAATAATGGTCGTCAGGCAGGTTCAACCATTAAGCCTATAGTAGCCTATGGACCAGCGATAGAAAATAACCAATGGTCTACTTATCATCAAATCAACGATGATAAACCATATCCAATTGCTGGAACTGATAAGGAAATTAGAAACTGGAATCGAAGCTATCAAGGCTGGCTTTCTATGCGTTCTGCCTTAGCCCAGTCTTTAAACGTTCCTGCAGTAAAAGCTTTAGAAGAAACTGGTTTCGATAATGCGAAAAAATTTGCTGAAGGTCTAGGAATTGAATTCGCTAACGATCAAATTACTATTGGTGATGCTATTGGAGGTACTCAAACAAGTGTTACTCCATTACAATTAGCTGGTGCCTTTAGAGCTTTTGGTAATGAGGGAATATATAATGAACCTTATGCGGTAACGGAAGTTGAATTTCCTAACGGTCAATCCGTTGACTTAAGACCTAAATCAGAAGCTGTCATGTCTGATTACACCGCATATATGATTACGGATATGCTTAAATCAGCTGTCACGGCATCCAATGCGACAGGTAGAGACGCAAATATTCCAGATTTACCTATGGCAGGTAAAACAGGTACAACGAATTTAGAAGGTCAAAGCGGAGCAAATAATTCATGGTTTAGTGGTTATACAACCAATTTCACCATTTCTATTTGGACCGGTTATAATGAAAATAACAAAATTATTGAAAATACAAAGGTTCCACATGCATTGTTTAAACATACGATGACAGAGCTTTCGAAGGATATAGATACACCTGATTTTGAAATGCCTGATTCTGTTGTAGAGGTGGAGGTTGAAAGAGGAACAAATCCACCAATGCTGCCTAGTCCGCTCACACCTAGTACAAATATCGTAAAAGAATTGTTTGTTAAAGGGCATGAGCCAAGTAAAAAATCAGAGAAATTTGATAAGCTCGATCCTGTATCTAACTTATCTGCACAGTACAATAGTGATAACGAAAGCATTAATGTTTCTTGGGATTACTCAGATGATCTAGATGTTAGTTATGAAGTAAGTGCAAGTGTTGATGGCGGGGAAATGAAGGTACTCTCTACGACCGAAGAAACTTCATTAGAAATTTCAGATATAGAAGCTGATGCTGAGTATGTAATTCAAGTAGTTGTTGTTAGTAATGAAGATAGTAGTAGTCGAAGTGATCCAGCTTCAGTAAAAGTAACGATAGACGCAGAAGAAATTCCAGCAGTTGAATCACTAAGCGCATCCTTTGATGAAGGAAGAGGAATTATTGATGTAGACTGGTCATATGATGGTCCTCCAGCTGCCTTTGAAGTAGATGTAAATGGGCAAACACAAACGGTTAATTCTGCTGGTTTAGAAATTAGTGGCGTTCAAACAGGCAGTTATACAATTACCGTGACACCAATTGGAACAAGTGGCAGTTTAGATGGAGTTCGTGGTGAATCGCGCAGTGTTACCCAAGACGTAAATATTACTGAAGAAGAGCCTGAGGAGGAACCAGAAGAAGAACCAGCAACAGAAGATCCTGAACCTGAAGAGGAACCTGAACCAGACCCGGAACCTGATCCCGAGCCTAACGAGGAAGAAAATAATAATGAACTAGAAGGAAATGCGACGGATACTCAAGAAGAAGAAAACACAGATGAAAATTAA
- the nth gene encoding endonuclease III, which translates to MLNNTQIREILDTMRDMFPDAECELNHKNPFELVIAVLLSAQCTDVLVNKVTPSLFEKYKTPEDYLAVDLEELQLDIRSIGLYRNKAKNIQKLCAILIDKYNGEVPQTREELVELPGVGRKTANVVLSVAFNIPAIAIDTHLERVSKRLGICRWKDSVLEVENTLMRRIPKEEWSDTHHRMIFFGRYHCKARNPNCPECPLLSLCREGKKRMKKAIS; encoded by the coding sequence GTGCTAAATAATACACAAATTAGAGAAATTTTAGATACCATGCGAGATATGTTTCCAGATGCAGAGTGCGAATTAAATCATAAAAACCCTTTTGAGCTTGTTATTGCAGTCTTACTATCTGCTCAATGTACAGATGTATTGGTGAATAAAGTAACTCCTAGCTTATTTGAAAAATATAAAACACCAGAGGATTACTTAGCGGTGGATTTAGAGGAGCTACAGCTGGATATTCGTTCCATAGGCTTGTATCGTAATAAAGCTAAAAATATTCAAAAGTTATGTGCTATCTTAATAGATAAGTATAATGGTGAGGTTCCACAAACAAGAGAAGAGCTAGTAGAACTGCCAGGGGTAGGGAGAAAAACGGCAAATGTCGTTTTATCTGTAGCATTTAATATTCCAGCAATAGCAATTGATACACATTTAGAAAGAGTTTCTAAGCGTTTAGGTATCTGCCGCTGGAAAGACTCTGTATTAGAAGTAGAAAATACACTAATGCGTAGAATTCCTAAAGAAGAGTGGAGTGATACACATCATCGAATGATATTTTTTGGTAGATATCATTGCAAAGCTAGAAATCCTAACTGTCCAGAATGTCCCTTACTATCACTTTGTCGAGAAGGTAAGAAGCGAATGAAGAAAGCTATAAGTTAA
- a CDS encoding DnaD domain protein produces MEKISIQQILTDQLSVPIKLLTSFKDIGLNENDVMVILQIHRFINNKNDFPTPTEISSSLSLNEKECALILRKLIQKGLLAIEQLENEHGQLSEAYSLASLWEKLYTSKPEYEEQNIEGTIFLLFEQEFGRPLSPFEIETINNWLDIDQISPPLIKAALREAVLMGKLNFKYIDRILHEWQKKGIRSVEQARQQSKMFRNQQTNPVAETKKRDTSFYYNWLEGED; encoded by the coding sequence ATGGAAAAAATTTCAATACAGCAAATACTTACAGATCAGTTATCTGTCCCAATAAAATTATTAACTTCTTTTAAAGATATAGGCTTAAATGAAAATGATGTTATGGTTATTTTACAAATACATCGTTTTATAAATAATAAAAATGATTTCCCAACACCTACAGAAATTTCATCTTCCTTAAGCCTTAATGAAAAAGAATGTGCTTTAATTTTACGTAAATTGATTCAAAAGGGATTATTGGCTATTGAACAACTTGAAAATGAGCATGGTCAATTGTCTGAAGCATATAGTTTAGCATCACTATGGGAAAAGCTATATACATCCAAGCCTGAATATGAAGAGCAAAATATAGAAGGAACGATTTTCTTATTATTTGAACAAGAGTTTGGTAGACCATTATCGCCATTTGAGATAGAGACAATAAATAATTGGTTAGATATAGATCAGATTTCCCCGCCTCTTATTAAAGCGGCATTACGTGAAGCAGTCCTAATGGGGAAATTAAATTTTAAATATATTGATCGTATTTTACATGAGTGGCAGAAGAAAGGAATTCGTTCGGTAGAACAAGCTAGGCAGCAGTCTAAAATGTTTCGCAATCAGCAAACGAATCCAGTAGCTGAAACGAAGAAAAGAGATACATCATTTTATTATAATTGGTTAGAGGGGGAGGATTAG
- a CDS encoding pyridoxal phosphate-dependent aminotransferase encodes MKLSKRVNTLTPSSTLMISAKATELKKQGHHVISLGVGEPDFNTPRVIIEAAKEAMESGLVKYTSANGIIELRETIAKKLKEDNHLEYKSNEIVVTTGAKHALFALFEILLDEDDEVIIPAPYWVSYPEQVKLAGGKAVIVDTLEQNDFKLIPEQLEQAITEKTKAIIINSPSNPTGMVYSRDELQQIGDICLKHDITIVSDEIYEKLIYTEDKHVSIAELSPLLKEQTIVINGVSKSHAMTGWRIGYAAGPRYIIKAMTDYISHETSNPTTIAQYAAIAAYKMDETAINNMKQIFSERLERLYQLLTDIPGITCRKPKGAFYLLPNVTEAVRKSEFNTTDEWTAALLEEEKVALVPGSAFGSPDHVRISYATSLDILEEAAERIKRFVENH; translated from the coding sequence ATGAAATTATCCAAGAGAGTGAACACATTAACTCCATCATCAACATTAATGATTTCGGCTAAAGCTACAGAATTAAAAAAACAAGGACACCATGTTATTAGTCTAGGTGTTGGAGAGCCTGATTTTAATACACCTAGAGTCATAATAGAAGCAGCTAAAGAAGCGATGGAAAGCGGATTAGTAAAATACACCTCTGCAAATGGAATTATTGAATTGAGAGAAACCATTGCAAAGAAATTAAAAGAAGATAATCATTTAGAATATAAAAGCAATGAGATTGTAGTTACTACAGGAGCAAAGCACGCATTATTTGCATTGTTTGAAATTTTATTAGATGAAGATGATGAAGTCATCATTCCAGCTCCTTATTGGGTTAGCTATCCAGAGCAGGTGAAGCTAGCAGGTGGTAAGGCTGTAATTGTAGATACATTAGAACAAAATGATTTCAAATTAATTCCTGAGCAATTAGAACAAGCAATTACAGAAAAGACAAAAGCAATTATTATCAACTCTCCAAGTAATCCAACTGGAATGGTCTATAGTCGAGATGAATTACAGCAAATTGGAGATATTTGTCTAAAACATGATATTACTATTGTGTCTGATGAAATTTATGAAAAACTTATTTATACAGAGGACAAGCATGTATCCATTGCAGAGCTCTCACCTTTGTTAAAAGAACAAACAATTGTTATTAATGGAGTAAGTAAATCACATGCAATGACTGGCTGGAGAATTGGATATGCTGCTGGTCCTAGATATATTATTAAAGCAATGACTGATTATATTTCTCATGAAACATCTAATCCAACTACAATTGCACAATATGCAGCAATAGCGGCATATAAAATGGATGAAACAGCAATTAATAATATGAAACAAATATTCTCTGAAAGATTAGAACGATTATATCAGCTTTTAACGGATATACCTGGTATTACTTGTCGTAAACCAAAAGGAGCATTTTATTTATTACCAAATGTCACAGAAGCTGTACGAAAAAGTGAATTTAATACGACAGATGAGTGGACTGCGGCATTATTAGAAGAAGAAAAGGTTGCGTTAGTACCTGGTTCAGCATTTGGTTCACCTGATCATGTCAGAATATCTTATGCTACTTCATTAGATATATTAGAAGAGGCTGCAGAGCGCATAAAAAGGTTTGTAGAAAATCATTAA